The genomic region CACCGCTTTGCCCGGCCGAAACCCCGCTCTGGATGGTTTCGGTCTGATCGCCTTCGCCAGCTTGTTTCCGGTCATTTCGGTACTGGGCTATGCGCAAGTTGCCCAATGGCTCAACAAAAGCGGCCTTTCTTCCAATTCGTGAGGTAATCCATGCATTTCAAACTCATCATAGCGTTCGTCGAAGACGACAAAACCGACCTGGTGCTCGATGCCGCCCGCCACAGCGGAGCCAAGGGCGCAACCGTGATCAGCAACGCCCGCGGCGAGGGCATGAAGCAATCGAAAACTTTCTTCGGCCTGACTCTGGAAGCGCAGCGCGACGTCCTGTTGTTGCTGGTCGAAGAACACATCAG from Methylosarcina fibrata AML-C10 harbors:
- a CDS encoding P-II family nitrogen regulator → MHFKLIIAFVEDDKTDLVLDAARHSGAKGATVISNARGEGMKQSKTFFGLTLEAQRDVLLLLVEEHISRHILEKIAIVADFDNKPGTGIAFQIDVEDAIGVLHQVEALTQELEGTI